The Phyllopteryx taeniolatus isolate TA_2022b chromosome 11, UOR_Ptae_1.2, whole genome shotgun sequence genome includes the window tatatatatatatatatatatttagttttacagtgcgCTCGTATCTGGAGAAACTTGTAATCCGGGTCACTTGTAAGCGGAGGCCCCACTGCCCATGCTCCGAGGGCTTCCCATTCCCATTTCCATTTCCAACTTCGGTGTACGAGTAGGACAACTGCAGAATGCAACGTGGCGAACGTGCGAATAGACCCACCTCCGCTTCTTGATTGTGACTGCACAGTGGACTGGAAGGTGCGAGTCCAGCACGTGAttcccaagtggaggaacaTCGCCGCCCTCACCATCAAAACCCTGCTGCGGATGAAGAGGATGCCAGGGTACGTCGGGCGCCGCCGCGAGGTTTGTGGGCATTTCTGACTCCGGTGTCCTTCGCAGCTCCTTGTGTTTCCAGTTCTTGCTGCCCGTCATCCAGATGTCGCTCATCTGCTTGTGCGTCGGAGGAGACCCGAAGGGGATCCGGGTGGCCGTGGTCAACAACGAGACCTCCGCCATCGCTTTCAGCCCATCACTGCTCTCCTTTTTGGACAACTCCAGTGTGGAGCAGGTCGTAAATTGCTTTCTGCAGGAGTGCTAAGTTCCATTTGACCCACGGAGCATTGCCTGTACATTATCATCGGTGGCATGAATTAAAGGCCAGATGATTGATTGTACAAGAATACAGTAAACCCCGTGCCACGTGCGGAGGATAAGGGCCCGAGCCCTGccgtgaaaacagtcaaaacggcgaaaaaaaagatttacaattGCCTTCGTTAAACCTAAAATATAACACAAACTGTGATCCCAAAGCACTTTGgtattatttcaaactcatcttacaacataaCGCTTTCAGAAGATTTggtttcatcaaaaaaaaaaaaaaatgcatctaaaGTCCACGTGCATATGCAGcgaacttccactaacaacccggGCTAAAATTGGCTCCACCCTACATACAAAGATGTCAGTCGCGAAGTGgggatgcactttttttttttttgacaccagTTACTACTTTCGTGACGGCTGCCACATGGCTCAGtcttaaaagaagaaaattcaAGTGTGGGCTTGTGCGTATGATCTGTAATGTGCCGCTATGTGATCGAACAGGTGAGCTTGTCTCATGCGGAGGCCTTCCGAGGGATCGGTGACGGCAAGTACTGGGCCGTCATCGGCTTTAGCAAGAACTTCAGCGCGTGCCTCGTAAATAGGTACACGCGCCACTCGGACTCCTTACATACACGTCGATTCTGATGCGCTATCGTCGGTCCAGCGTGCCGTCTCGCGTGGGTATAAACGTTCAAATGATCCTTTTGAGTGTCAGATCAGATTTGAGATACGCTGGCGAAAAGACGACGCCGATAACGATAACGAGACAACGTGCTTTCCGTTGGACAGCCACAATACGATCGCTAAATTCCGTAGAAGGTATAATGCATACATTACAGACATGCTACACGTAGATTTGATGAGGAAACACCTACCTGCAATAATATGCgtcgttttttgcagaggataaagaatataggtCTGTGAGTATTATTGTTTGCCCTGTCTCCGTGTGCCGCAACCGCTTGTATTCCAAAtaaagttgtttaaaggtttctTTAATATGCTAGTTTCATGAGCCCGTCTGTagtgttttgctttgtgtgttagcattatgctaacTGTCTTTCGTAAGTTACGTGGCTTGGTTAAATACACGGCGTGTTATAGCTAGCGCGtgcaactacattttttttgctcacaactcaagacaaatGAATCGTCCGAGCGACGGCTCGCATATGTAATATGGAGTTAAATaagctttttattcatttgaatgaaGTAGAAACcgtattttaaaaattgtacaaTACAAGTTacaattttacaattaaaaaagtgttttttgattttttggatTTCGTTTACTGTAAGTAAATTGCTAATAAATTCTAACTTTCAATTAAATTGACTGTAAATTAATTGAAAAGCAATTCCATTAAGATGACACCTTTCTGCTAATTTTCCATTTAATTCGACgtattttgaattgaattgaattcaatttgatttatttgtcaTGCTACTTATATATAATCCCTCAAGAGGaaatcccaaaaaaatacaaacagagTGCGTGTTCTCActggccactttattaggtacagaaaaaaaaccccaacccCAACAATAACTTCTATGATTGGTTGTTCTTATAAAGGCGGAGTTTCTGTCTTGGATCTCTTGATGGTGCTGCTGCGGGCATTTCACAGGGCATATAACCCTATGAAAAGTTGCCCAAAAGTGAACGCGTCCTCATCCTTTTGACGGACgggtgcgcgcgcgcgcacacgtttATGAGCACACGCCTGCGAATGAGTTCTTCGTACAGTATAATAGGACTCAAGTTGTGTGAGTCACGTTGCCCTGATTCAAATCCTAATTAGAGCCTGCCACAAATGCTCATTAATGTATAATCTAAACATTTGCGCCTCCGAATTAGGccccttttttttgtagaaCTCCTGTGGCTCTAGTCCAGCCCCCTTTGTGGACTTGTGACCTGCTTCGTGCAACCGGTTCTCTGGGTTTTAACGAGTCACTTTCACTTTGTCGTCTTACCGTCACACACAACTGTGCTACGTACACGCATGCGTATACCGTAAATACAGTGGATATGAAACGTCTACATACCCGTCCGTGTGCAAGGGCCAGGTTTGCGTGGTAAAATGTCTGGAAAAGCCTACTCGAACATCTGAACTTGATCAGAGGCacgttaaatggtggcaggtgtgtgatgATTCCCGTTTAACGTGAGTTTTGGTTAATTACGAAGACAGCCGCGTTCCCAGTAATTAGAGGGTGTGCACGCTTATGCAACCAACTATTATTTTAGTTGCTTGGTTTTGCTTCAACTTTTCCAAAGGTAGAAAACAAATTCAATGGAGTTGTACAAGTTATAAGTCACATTAAtggcgagagagagaggttttttttgttttttttatatgccaaaaacctggcatctgaccaagggtgtgtagacttttctgttcacacacatttgAATGTATACATTGATAGTGTGAATAAACATGTGATAATACTAGCGGTGCTGTTCTAGAATGTTCCAGAAGAATGTGTCCAGGGAGACAATAAACGGAGGTTCTGTGCACGTCTGGCTGGACCAGACCAGTAAGTAGATGGTTCCGCATTTTTCACTGTGCAACCAaggtaaatataaaaatacaaatcattcCAATAATAAACGCTGTTTTCTTTCCCCAGACAGACAAATTGCCTTGATGCTGCAGCAGAAACTGTACGAGGCCTTTCAGGTGCAAATGCATGCTACGTGTTCGTAAGAAGGAAGCTGAAGCTGAAGCGCAAAAATGGCTCACACCTCCGTAAATCCTCATATGACCACGAACCGAAAACAATATGCTGCGTTATGAGCGCACAGTCATAGCCGGTGTTTTTCAACGGCTTACATTTATTGCACATTTCTTTCGTTTGGAGTTTTTAATtcgttatttttttgtgtgactatTATTTGATTTGcacaaataattgtaaaatggaGGACAATGATGATAACTAATGTTGAAACTATGACTGAATAGTTATAAATCATGCAAAATATAAAtccttgttaaaataaataagtttACAATTGTATATCAAAAAATAATATCGTGTATATAGTGTAATAAGTATCgttttatttgaattcaaaaagaCTTTAAAATAATGATGTCTCCAAACATGATTGatatttagtcatttttataatataaatcgttttcatattttttatgaaatagattaattttaaaataaaacctgtaagaaatttattttcaaataatagCTGCAATGTAATAGCTATAGTTTCatataaatcaaataattacatatttgtGTCTATGCGTTAATTATTTTGAgtaatttttgtgtgttcactttcactttcaatTTAGATTTTCGAACCCATTTTTCGCCTGTGTCGGATGAATATTCAGTCGGTCCAATTTATCAGATgatattaattgtatttatttatttatatattcatgGGTCATATCTCCCCCTTAAATTCGCCTAAAAGGGTttagccacacacacaaattatatCAGTTcctagtgacaaaaaaaaaaaccaatcaaaatggaaaatgccaCTTTTTGATACCCCATTTACATGAGATCACCATAATTCCGTCCTTTCTGGCGACTGGCGTTCCACTTTCAGTTATTATTCCGTCCACTAGATGGCCCCACTTAATAGTATGTGCTTGTGTGATTGAAGTGGAGCGCCTGTGTTTCCTGTGCAGGCTTTTGTGGAGAACAAACTTGGCGTCATGGCCTACATGTACGCCTTGCCCATAAAGGTAAACAAGACAACACTTTGTCGTGTAGTAGTCCATCTGTAATCGAGCAGATTTATTGATTCACTTATTTTCCCACTCTTGTGTAGTTTGAAGAGGCCATTTACGGCAGCCAAAACACAGACTTTACTACATTTGTGATGCCGGGCGCTGTTCTCAGGTCAGTTGGAGGTCACAACGTCACCATTTTGGTCCGCATACAGACATAACCTGtcattttcaatttttcatGATTAGGATTTGAAATAAATCACATCAGCTCATGCCATTAGTATTAAAATATCATGTTTAGTTTTTCAACCCTTACAATTTTTAGAACAACCTAAAAAGGCAATTTGGATGCATTCTCGCTTTCAGCTTTTTCCATATTGTTTTGCTCGTGTTATATCGACACTTCCAACGCACAGCAAAGTGCGCAGTCGGGTTCACCTTCTTTTGTCGCGATTGTCCAGCATCGCCTTCTACTTGGCCTTGGGCCTGACCGCCCTCTCCTTTGTCCTGGAGAGGAAAGAGGGCCTTCTGGACCGATGCTGGGTCGCAGGTGAGAACTTCCACACTGCCGAGCAAAGTCGTGACgcgcaccaaaaaaaaacccccagaAATCCGCAAGGCGAGACATCGGGATGGACGAGCCCATGTTATCATtcaaatgatgaatgaatgaatagtaataataaatgtagCTTTTTTTACAAGACGTTCAAAAAAATACGACTTCGTTCTTGATCAAATGTAacttgatccccccccccccccaaaaaggtaTGACACTGCTTATCCAAATATGactttgttgttgaaaaatTGCCCTTCGTCAATGActtcaaaatacaactttattctggtaaaacaaaataataataataattcctgcAGCTGTATCATCAATATCACGATGTGTCGTTTTCTCATGTTACAGTATTGATCCTTGAGTGTCAAATATTGATATTCCCAGTCGACAATACTTGGAGAGTATTttgaaagcaaaaataatatGGATCACATTCGGCGCATCATTGATACTGCGATGTCTTGCTCCAGGAATAATGCGCCGCTGCAATCACAGTCAAACCAACAATACTTTGATAGCGTTTGAAGTGACGACCCAAAAAGACGCTTAAGAACATCGtggatatttttgcatagtgtgGGAAATGTGATTTCATGCTACGTTCCCATTTCCTATTTTCTGTTTGCGTCAGGCGTGAGCTCGCTGGAGACGATGCTGGCTCACCTTTTCTCGCAGCTGCTGGTCATCGGCGTCCAGATTGTCCTCATGCTGCTCTTCGTCCTGCTCGTCTTCAAGGTGCCCGACCTTCGACACAAACATCGGCAAACAGGGGGCTTTATCACAGAAAAATGCAACTACCACATCTTTGAAAATGGGTTTTAGGTCATTCTTTATTTtctgccccccaaaaatacagagaaacaaatacaactttgttcttTGTTCGAAAAGAAATGACATTATTCTTGAAACagaaaaatccccccaaaatatggCTTGATTTTTTAACgacttttttcatttaaaaatataacgtATTCTGAAGATGATAcgttatttcccccccaaaatggaaaaaaatatgaattaacgCTTTAAAAAAACCACGACTATCATTCGAAAAGTCTGGTTCATTCTTGAAAAAGATCGGACTTACTTATCGAATATAATAACACCTTTAGTTTAAAAATGGACCTTATTCCTAAAAAAGGAcactaattgaaaaaaaacatgactttattcttttaaaactATATTACTTCATTCTTGGAAAAAATACCACTTTAGCCTGAATGAAATACACGTTTATTCTTCAAAATATTCTTgaacaaaatacaactttggaAATCTAACTTCACTCTTGCCAAACATTTGGCCTTATTCTGGAAAAAGATACTGTACTATtcgtaaagaaaaacaactttacTCTCCCAAACAATTACCAATAAATTCATTCTTCAAAAAAGGTGAccttattcttgaaaaaaaaaagactgacatcTTGAAAAAAGACTTTATTCCAGTAAAAGATGTTACTTCCTTCTTGGAAAAAATACGAAATATAATGCTGTTCTTCCCAAAATGCGACTTTATTTGTGACCCAAAAAAGATGGTTTGCGTGCAGATGCCGAACGAAGGCTCCCTGGTTCTCATCGTGCTGCTGATCGTGCTGCAGGGCATCACCGGCATCTCCTGCGGCCTCGTCATCTCCGCCGCCATCGACGACGAGCAGAACGCCAACCAGGCCGCGCTCGGACTCTTCTACCCCAACCTCATCATGAGCGGTAGGACGTGAGCAACAACGTCCGGCATTTtttcaatcatttaaaaaaaaaaaacacctttgtgTTTCAAAAATGTCATCTCCAAAAATATGACTATTATTGCGGGCAAAAaaggactttattctcattttaaaaaaagtattggattcatgaaaaaaatgacttcattcttgACAAAAGTAAAGCTTAATTCTTGGggaaaaataggactttattctcCTCGCAAAATAAGGCTTGTAAAAACACTTtagactttaaaaatgtatgtacatgtaatcaaaaatatgaacattcttgaaaacaaaattaccttgtttgttgtaaaaaaaaaaaaaatatatatatatatatatatatatatatatacagtatgtgtgtatatgtaatatatatatatatatatatatatatgtatgtatatccttcttgaaaaaaataagactattTTCGGAAATAACTTACTTCATTCTTGAAAAAATGACTTTCAAATATAAGATTTGATTCTTGATGGAAAtcagactttattcttgaaagacAAAGCTTCATTGGGAAGAAATATTATTTGAAGAAAATTCTTGGAAAactgtgactttattcttgaaaatgtgACAGTTCTTTGGGAAAAAAGGATGTCCAAAAAATGACCTAAttcttggaaagaaaaaaaaagaaaaaatgtcagtGGAAATTTGGCATGAGCCTGCACAAGCTGTCGCGTTACACAAGATGTTGCCATCGTCATGTCAGGTATCATTTGGCCGGCGGAGTGCATCCCCTACCCGCTCCGCTACCTCAGCCTGGCGCTGCCCCAGACCTACGCCTCCGAAGCGCTGCGATGCATCATGTACAGAGGtgcgcacgcacaaacacgtCAGCCGTTAGCACTGAAGCAACGTAAGCGGTGAAATGCAGTGAAATTGAATACATGCTCACCATACGTACATGTGGGACATATGGAGTATTTGCTTCAAGTGAATTTTTTTACGGAAGACATTCAATTCAAGAATTGGACTTTATtcttgccaaaaaaaacaaacaactatttttcGGGGGGGGAcgatgacttttttcttgaaatgaaggaattttctatttttgaaagaaaattcagcttttttcttgttaaagctttatttttgaaaaacaaaaaagaaaatttttctttgaaaaatatgaTGTCTTTTTTATAATACTTAATTCTTTAAACAAATAGGACTTTATTCGCGACAAGAATTGGACTTGACTCATGAACAAATGACTTCattattgggggggaaaaaatacaaccttatttatgaaaaaataacttTGAAATTTTGCTGAAACAAAACACTTCCTTCTTACAAAAAAAGATGTCTTTATGTACcccaaattattttgtattatggtAAACAGCAAACATTGTTTAACTGCTCCACTGCAAATGCTAATGAGTTAATCAATGATTCCATATCATACTAAATACGTGGGTAACCGAGTTGTGTGTCCATCAGGTTGGGGTCTGACTCACATGATGGTTTGGCGAGGCTTCGCGGTCACTCTGGGCTGGAACACGTTCTTCATTGTCGTGGCGACCCTCATCTTGAAGTTCCGCAAGTGAACGCATGCGCGCGCTGCCCATTGAAAAGGACGatgtacatacacatacatggcAGTCCATCAAGGGTGGCGCCCCTGTTCTTTATTACGGCCCATTGcgcatttacagtacatgatcAAACATTCCTGTCGCATTAATGCAGcccttttttgggtttttttccatcGAAATACGCTCAATCCAAATTTGTAGTCGTTCGTCGAATTCAATAAACGAGTTACttcgtttgttttaaatacgatTGGAAAAACTTAAAAGAAATCACATGTTGTCACTGTCGGGCAGAATCCTCACGTCGCCGAAATGACGACTTTTCaggaagtagaaaaaaaatcgaTCTTCCAACCGAAACGTTCAAGTTGGTGtgataccttatattgctgttGCGCAACGACGTCACCTTAACGCCACCAAAATGATGTCCAATCTCGAATTGAATTCACCCTAACCCTCGCCCCCAAAAGAAAATCGAAAATGTATTACGCTAGTGATTCAATTAGTTTGgacattttgaacaaaacaagcctactcaaatgcaTCTCACCTATTTTCTGGGGGGGACAAAATCATCCAGACTtccaatcttgaggcgacacaatgccgcacggctcccgcagagtgTTTTTTCACAACGCTTCTCCGACAGGTCAAGTGGTCAAGGGAGTTCATAGATTTATTCTCAAGCCTttcaattggttaataatgtttACAAATAACAAAGAATATGAGGCAAACCAATATCATTGATTTGAAAGTGACATACATTTTTGCCCGACCACGATGACATCATGTACATTTAAAACCTTTAGATTTTATTCAATAATTACAAATGAAACAATTATAAATATCATGTGGATTCAttgaaattcaattaattataaataaaataaaaaatgaagatgtattattatatcattattaaaaccaaactattttatttgttgtcttAATTTAGCCAGTTttccctaaaattggttaattcaaCTTTTTCATTGAtcctttattcatttatctcattaaataatcggctattattttaaataataaaatgtaaaaactattAACATAAACAGTGTTATATAGCCTATACATTTTGATGTAtttgaataattaaacaaatgaaaatgagactgaatgattattttattatgaacAAAAAGTATATTACATAGCTACATTTTGAACTTGTCTGTTCAAACAAAAAGCCCAGTGTGTTTGCCGAGCCCTGTTCTACATGCATCTggttaaccctaacccagaaaaccaaaaaaaaaaacaatccaaataaatatatatggaGCACATGCAACATAAGCAGTCCAAAGTGTTTGAATATATGCTGACTTTACATGTGGGAAATTAGATCGTGTTCATGCAGTATTTTCTTCACGTGACCTttattatgggggggggggggggggggggggaatgtgaaattctattgtatttctttttttaatttttacatgactgccatttttttttatgcttttattCCACTTTGCTGGACAGAGTGGACGCCACTCGCGGGTCAGCTGACCCCTCAGGGCCCATGTGACGTCATCACGTGACATCATCATGTGTTACGCAGCAAACATCCATCacacttttgttgtttgttgttcgtCTGATGGATCTTTTACTTACAATTCAATAAACTCACCAAAGTTTACAAATTGcatgcttccttttttttttttttattattttttggtttgttttttgatgCTTTTGGACATATTCATTtaactttttcacatttaattttcatgaaaatctgatgttgcatttcTAAGTAAATGCGCTTTAGATTCTCATGTGACACATTACATCTGATTTCCCAATCCTAATAAAATAATGCCCCTGTTACCACTCAACTAGTTCACTTCACCAAGTTACTCGGCTATCCAGGAAGTTTCGTTAAGATCATGTCTATGCAGAGATGTTGACTTTCAAATAAAAGTTGTCATGAGATCCGATTTCTAGGGTGTAATTCAAGATACTCCCGGTAGAGGGCAGAACATCACTGTACACTTTCAACAGCACGTTGACGGGTTTGTTACTGAAAGTATTCAAGAAGCAACATTGACAACATTATCAGAACtacatattttgatattttgttgtatttatgaaGAATGTGATGTCAATTATGATACATCATTCTGAAAAAAATaggacattttttatttcataaaaaaaatgatttctatttattccacaaaagaaaataggacttggaaaaacaaaatctaaaatcTTAGTTTACGCTTGAGaaaaattcaaccaaaatattttttgggcttgattcaaaacaataaaagggTAACACTCTATTGaacaataatactttttttattctcaAAGATAGGACTTTAATCTTAGGAAAAtggattaattatttttttaaaataatgcaacATTAATCTAGAAATGATCACTTTATCGTGTTACctcattctaaaaaaaaaaaatactatattcttgaaaaaatgcaACTTTCTTATTTAAAATAAGCCACCTGTATTGTAAAAAGTCTGACTTTACTGCAAACGAATATGATTTTAGGCTTGAAAAATAATGGAACTTATCCCCAAATCTATGTTTTCTAATCATATGTATTGACCAATTAATTACAAGCCACAAAGTGTGTGTGCCCTTTTATTGCGGAAACCTCACTTGGATTATTTTTAATGCACGCGTGCGTGTTTTGACTCTTGACGGCGTTGACGTGTTGAAGGTGAATGCCTAAAAAGAGAGAAATAAGTAGCACACTTTACAGGCTTATCGCCCGGCCGGCCACCTCGTGAGCCTTTTGACGACGTCGTCGAACATCCCGAGGCTTTTTACGGTGAGGATTTCGGACAGCAATTCATTGTTTTCCACCTTCAAATGAACCGGTGTTACGAGAGACTTTTCACTTGGTTATTTATTTCAGAAAAGTCAAGCcaagcactttttgtttttcagaagtAGAAGTCTTTGGAtgcttttggggttttttttctccgaATAAACCTATTGTGCTAAGTGCTCAGTGCGTTGGAGAGCGCATCATGGACGAACTGAGGAGGGACGTCAAATTAGAAAAATAATGTCAAAAAGAAATGCatataaatgacaaataaaaaaaggataTGACTTTTTTTGGACAAAAACTATAAATAACTATTTTCGACTATTTTCAATAAATCCGACTTTATTCTcgaaaaacacccaaaaaactaTTCTCGAAAGACAAGCTTTTGGCTTTAGTCCGAAAataatattctttaaaaaatatagctCTATATTTGACCAAATATGACATGATTATCCCCTCGAAAAACGATTTActctttaaaaatgtgaatgtacaaaaaaaagaaaaaaagattatactttttaaaatgttctccTGGAAAAAAAGCTTGGAATTCATTCTCAGAAAAACGTTAATTTTCTTGGAAAttatattcttgaaaaaataagactttattcTCCAAAATAGatgctatttttttcttgaatgcgtgacattattgaaaataaacattagctttattattggaaaaaataagactttaCTCAAAAGATAATATGATTTTATCCTCAAACAAATGTCTGTAGTCCTGAACAAAGTAACTTTCTTCTCTAAAATaaatatggaattatgattgaGTGTGACTTTACTCACAAAAGTGCTTTTATTCTTAAGAAAATattacctttttaaaatgactattcttaaaaaaagaacTCTATACTCCCCAAAATATTACTTTGTTCATGTATAAAATAATGACCTTTTTCTCAAATAATGAAAGTTTTCTCCAGAAAAGGActtaattcttgaaaaaaaaatcatgctttGTTCTCTAAATATTTCTTTCATCTTGAAAAAGTGTTACTTTATttatatggggggaaaaaacatgacttAATTCTTGAAAGAGTACTACTTTATTCTCTCCAAAATAAGCctttattcatgaaaaaaagactTTAATCTAAAAATTACATTCTCGATGAAATAtcaaaaaaacagctttaatattttcaaaaatgtgtctttaattttgaaaaactatgactttattcttaaaagtatgaaaaaaaatacaaaaaatgaaaatatgacttcatcCTTGAAAATACgacttcagttaaaaaaaaaaaaagtgctcattccaaaaaatatgactttatgaTTTGACTACGTTTCAAAACAATATATAGCTTTAACTTGTGTGAACAGGGTGACCTTTTGGTACtggagaaataaagcaagcGTCAACAGGGACTCACTGATTCCCAATACATATTTGTGTATATGAATCAATACAAAGTGAAGGCCTTAAGTTAACTGGACAAAAGAAGGACACACTTTCTTtgattgtgtgtgcacgtgcgtgcaTGAAGGTGCCGAAGTCCAAAGCGGCCGTCCGTCCACCCCGTAAATCCCCTCACGTTCCGCATCGCCACGACAACACGTCTCCATTGCTGTGGCAACCGAGCGGCCTCTCCTCTATTTTTGCTCGTCGTCACGGGAGACGCACGGCTGCCTTTACACCGGCGAGCGCAAAGTCCTCAATTTGGAGTTCACAGAGTGCAACAAGGCAATTTTTACCCCACATTACACTTACTGACTTACAAACTTGATTTGAAATTTCAAACTATTTTTCTCCCTGGGATATAATGTaaagtccatttttttccccttccagtGTCAAATTTGCTGGCATCGTGaaacacaattttattctttgaaaaaaaagtatgactttacttttgaaatattcttttctcaaaaataggactttttttttttttttgacgtgaCTTCATTTTCttcgccgcttctcctcacgcgggtcgcgggcgtgccggagcctatcccagctgtcatcgggcaggaggcggggcacaccctcaaccggttgccagccaatcgcagggcacatacaaacaaacaaacaaccattcgcactcacagtcgcgccgacgggcaatttagagttgtcaaacaacgtgcatgtttttgggatgcgggaggaaagcggagtgcccgcaaaaaagccacgcaggcacagggacaacatgccaactccacacaggcggggccggggattgaactcgggtcctcacaactgtgaggctgacgctctaaccagtcggccaccgtggcgCCTTATGTGACttcattcttttaaaaaaaatgaatatgggattctttttgaaaaatgcctaaaacaaaaaaagatgttgtCTACAAATATGActtgtttcttgaaaaatacGACATTATTATTGAAGAAAATGAGACTCtactattgcaaaaaaaaaaagcctcattcttggaaaaaaaatggatattaATCTTGAAAAACTGTTGCTTATTTACTTTTTTGATACTCATTTGATATATGTGGACATTTCTCGCCCCCAACACTCCTCAGGCCATTCACAATACCAGTTACCACTCTATGTTGAAGTCAGCTGAGGAGTTTCATTGAgccaaaagt containing:
- the abch1 gene encoding ABC transporter G family member 23 isoform X5; translated protein: MPAEEEAAAGRQHATRADCTEMGDRKKREMKGDVEASPAPTLGEPAVRCQDVCRSYGKLKVLDNLNLTLPQGQIYGLLGPSGCGKTTMLKCIVGTLSISRGRISVLGKPPAFPGHGVPGRMVGYMPQELALYNEFTIGDTLAFYGRIHGLTLRETQARVSFLIEFLDLPQKDRLVRNLSGGQKRRVSLGAALLQKPELLILDEPTVGVDPVLRAKIWQHLADIVKEGKVSVIITTHYIEEARQANVVGLMRNGCLLAEGTPEALMKMHGSSTLEHAFLRLCETSDQTGVKRGAGSRDDASGNSRSFESGRDQSRHVLLDVPKAAAEVVSHTVDWKVRVQHVIPKWRNIAALTIKTLLRMKRMPGSLCFQFLLPVIQMSLICLCVGGDPKGIRVAVVNNETSAIAFSPSLLSFLDNSSVEQVSLSHAEAFRGIGDGKYWAVIGFSKNFSACLVNRMFQKNVSRETINGGSVHVWLDQTNRQIALMLQQKLYEAFQAFVENKLGVMAYMYALPIKFEEAIYGSQNTDFTTFVMPGAVLRRELAGDDAGSPFLAAAGHRRPDCPHAALRPARLQDAERRLPGSHRAADRAAGHHRHLLRPRHLRRHRRRAERQPGRARTLLPQPHHERYHLAGGVHPLPAPLPQPGAAPDLRLRSAAMHHVQRLGSDSHDGLARLRGHSGLEHVLHCRGDPHLEVPQVNACARCPLKRTMYIHIHGSPSRVAPLFFITAHCAFTVHDQTFLSH
- the abch1 gene encoding ABC transporter G family member 23 isoform X11 gives rise to the protein MKGDVEASPAPTLGEPAVRCQDVCRSYGKLKVLDNLNLTLPQGQIYGLLGPSGCGKTTMLKCIVGTLSISRGRISVLGKPPAFPGHGVPGRMVGYMPQELALYNEFTIGDTLAFYGRIHGLTLRETQARVSFLIEFLDLPQKDRLVRNLSGGQKRRVSLGAALLQKPELLILDEPTVGVDPVLRAKIWQHLADIVKEGKVSVIITTHYIEEARQANVVGLMRNGCLLAEGTPEALMKMHGSSTLEHAFLRLCETSDQTGVKRGAGSRDDASGNSRSFESGRDQSRHVLLDVPKAAAEVVSHTVDWKVRVQHVIPKWRNIAALTIKTLLRMKRMPGSLCFQFLLPVIQMSLICLCVGGDPKGIRVAVVNNETSAIAFSPSLLSFLDNSSVEQVSLSHAEAFRGIGDGKYWAVIGFSKNFSACLVNRMFQKNVSRETINGGSVHVWLDQTNRQIALMLQQKLYEAFQAFVENKLGVMAYMYALPIKFEEAIYGSQNTDFTTFVMPGAVLRRELAGDDAGSPFLAAAGHRRPDCPHAALRPARLQDAERRLPGSHRAADRAAGHHRHLLRPRHLRRHRRRAERQPGRARTLLPQPHHERYHLAGGVHPLPAPLPQPGAAPDLRLRSAAMHHVQRLGSDSHDGLARLRGHSGLEHVLHCRGDPHLEVPQVNACARCPLKRTMYIHIHGSPSRVAPLFFITAHCAFTVHDQTFLSH